The Shewanella japonica genome has a window encoding:
- a CDS encoding LapA family protein — translation MELHVKSFIAIIIVGLFFVLALLFGAKNEQIVTVSYFVAEGQYRLPVVLAIVFLAGFLISWLFAGYYILKMKMVIRKRNKTIAQLTDKVSDPIAQDTTA, via the coding sequence ATGGAGCTGCATGTGAAATCGTTTATTGCCATTATCATTGTTGGATTATTTTTTGTTCTCGCCTTATTGTTTGGTGCCAAAAACGAACAAATTGTGACGGTCAGCTATTTTGTTGCAGAAGGCCAATATCGTTTACCTGTTGTTTTGGCCATTGTGTTTTTAGCAGGTTTTTTGATTAGCTGGTTATTTGCCGGTTACTATATTCTCAAAATGAAAATGGTCATTCGTAAGCGAAACAAAACCATTGCTCAGTTAACTGATAAAGTGTCTGATCCAATAGCACAGGATACCACTGCATAA
- the ihfB gene encoding integration host factor subunit beta, with amino-acid sequence MTKSELIEKLATRQSQLSAKEVESAIKEMLEQMATTLEGGDRIEIRGFGSFSLHYRAPRVGRNPKTGTSVELEGKYVPHFKPGKELRERVDAVNH; translated from the coding sequence ATGACAAAATCCGAACTGATCGAAAAACTTGCCACTAGGCAGTCGCAGTTGTCGGCAAAAGAAGTGGAAAGTGCTATTAAAGAAATGTTGGAGCAAATGGCAACAACATTAGAAGGCGGTGATCGTATTGAGATCCGTGGATTTGGTAGTTTTTCTCTTCACTATCGTGCACCGCGTGTTGGCCGTAATCCAAAAACTGGTACCTCAGTTGAATTGGAAGGCAAATACGTACCGCACTTTAAGCCTGGCAAAGAACTGCGCGAACGTGTCGATGCGGTTAATCATTGA
- the rpsA gene encoding 30S ribosomal protein S1 — protein sequence MKESNHKMTESFADLFEQSLNELEFRPGSIVRGVVVRIENGTVLVDAGLKSESPISADEFKNAQGVLEIAVGDEVDVALDSVEDGFGETQLSREKAKRHEAWIVLEKAYEDAETVIGIINGKVKGGFTVELNGIRAFLPGSLVDVRPVRDTAHLEYKELEFKVIKLDQKRNNVVVSRRAVIESESSAERDALLENLQEGQAVKGIVKNLTDYGAFVDLGGVDGLLHITDMAWKRVKHPSEIVNVGDEINVKVLKYDRERTRVSLGLKQLGEDPWLEISKRYPENTRLTGRVTNLTDYGCFVEIEEGVEGLVHVSEMDWTNKNIHPSKVVNLGDEVEVLVLDIDEERRRISLGLKQCKTNPWDDFATRFNKGDKVSGKIKSITDFGIFIGLDGGIDGLVHLSDISWNGTGEDAVSECKKGDEIHAVVLSVDPERERISLGVKQTEDDPFNAYLADKKKGTIVNGVVTAVDAKGVTIELAETVEGYLRVADISRERIEDASTVFSVGDKVESKFMGVDRKNRSISLSIRAKDEADEKEAMATINKQDDAVISNAMAEAFKAARK from the coding sequence ATAAAAGAAAGTAATCATAAAATGACTGAATCTTTTGCTGATCTATTTGAACAATCCCTAAATGAACTTGAGTTCCGTCCTGGTTCTATCGTACGTGGTGTAGTTGTTCGCATCGAAAACGGTACTGTACTAGTTGACGCTGGTCTTAAGTCTGAAAGCCCAATTTCTGCTGACGAATTCAAAAACGCTCAAGGTGTTTTAGAAATCGCTGTTGGCGACGAAGTTGATGTTGCACTTGACTCTGTTGAAGACGGTTTCGGTGAAACTCAATTATCTCGTGAGAAAGCGAAACGTCACGAAGCTTGGATTGTTCTAGAAAAAGCTTATGAAGATGCTGAAACAGTAATCGGTATCATCAATGGTAAAGTTAAAGGTGGTTTCACTGTTGAATTAAACGGTATCCGTGCCTTCTTACCAGGTTCTCTAGTAGACGTTCGCCCAGTTCGCGATACTGCTCACCTAGAGTACAAAGAATTAGAATTCAAAGTTATCAAACTTGACCAGAAGCGTAACAACGTTGTTGTTTCTCGTCGTGCTGTTATCGAATCAGAAAGCAGTGCAGAACGTGATGCTCTTCTTGAGAACCTTCAAGAAGGTCAAGCAGTTAAAGGTATCGTTAAGAACCTTACTGACTACGGTGCATTCGTAGACTTAGGTGGCGTTGACGGTCTTCTACATATCACTGATATGGCTTGGAAGCGTGTTAAGCACCCATCTGAAATCGTTAATGTTGGTGACGAAATCAACGTTAAAGTTCTTAAGTATGACCGTGAGCGTACTCGTGTATCACTAGGTCTTAAGCAACTTGGCGAAGATCCATGGTTAGAAATCAGCAAGCGCTACCCAGAAAACACACGTTTAACTGGTCGCGTAACGAACTTAACTGACTACGGTTGTTTCGTTGAAATCGAAGAAGGCGTTGAAGGTCTTGTTCACGTTTCTGAAATGGATTGGACTAACAAGAACATCCACCCATCTAAAGTTGTTAACTTAGGTGATGAAGTAGAAGTTCTAGTTCTAGACATCGATGAAGAACGTCGTCGTATTTCTCTAGGTCTTAAGCAATGTAAGACTAACCCATGGGATGATTTCGCTACTCGTTTCAACAAGGGCGATAAAGTTTCTGGTAAGATCAAGTCTATCACTGACTTTGGTATCTTCATTGGTCTTGACGGTGGCATCGACGGTCTTGTTCACTTATCTGACATTTCTTGGAACGGTACTGGCGAAGACGCTGTATCTGAGTGCAAGAAAGGTGACGAAATCCACGCAGTAGTTCTTTCTGTTGACCCTGAGCGTGAGCGTATCAGCTTAGGCGTTAAGCAAACTGAAGACGATCCTTTCAATGCTTACTTGGCAGACAAGAAGAAAGGTACTATTGTAAATGGTGTAGTTACTGCTGTTGACGCTAAAGGCGTTACAATTGAACTAGCTGAAACTGTTGAAGGTTACCTTCGCGTTGCAGATATCTCTCGCGAGCGTATCGAAGACGCATCTACAGTATTCTCTGTAGGTGACAAAGTTGAATCTAAGTTCATGGGCGTAGATCGTAAGAACCGTTCTATCAGCTTATCTATCCGTGCGAAAGATGAAGCAGATGAGAAAGAAGCAATGGCAACTATTAACAAGCAAGATGATGCTGTTATTAGTAATGCTATGGCTGAAGCGTTTAAAGCAGCTCGTAAGTAA
- the cmk gene encoding (d)CMP kinase has product MSERAPVVTIDGPSGAGKGTICQLVAERLDWHLLDSGAIYRVLALAAIHHDVELENEEAITLLASHLDVQFLAGNDLVKVILEGEDVSTSIRTQECGNAASKIAAFPRVREALLRRQRAFSAEPGLVADGRDMGTVVFPNAPAKIFLTASAEERAQRRYKQLQDKGFDVNIDRLLSEIIERDDRDINRSVSPLVPADDALVIDTSGIGINEVLELVLEHINKNLT; this is encoded by the coding sequence ATGTCTGAACGTGCTCCAGTAGTCACAATCGACGGACCAAGCGGTGCAGGAAAAGGGACAATATGCCAACTCGTTGCTGAACGATTAGATTGGCATTTACTAGATAGCGGCGCTATTTATCGTGTTTTAGCCCTTGCAGCCATTCATCACGATGTTGAATTAGAAAATGAAGAAGCCATTACCTTGTTAGCTTCTCATTTAGACGTGCAGTTTTTAGCCGGAAATGATTTAGTGAAAGTCATTTTAGAAGGCGAAGATGTATCAACCAGTATTCGTACTCAAGAATGTGGTAATGCAGCTTCTAAGATAGCCGCTTTTCCACGTGTTAGAGAAGCACTACTTAGACGCCAACGTGCTTTTAGTGCTGAACCTGGATTAGTAGCTGATGGCCGTGACATGGGAACCGTCGTTTTTCCTAATGCACCAGCCAAAATCTTCCTTACTGCATCAGCAGAGGAAAGGGCGCAGCGTCGCTATAAACAGTTGCAGGACAAGGGGTTCGATGTTAATATCGATCGCCTTTTATCTGAAATCATTGAACGTGATGACCGCGATATTAATCGTTCAGTCTCGCCTTTAGTGCCTGCGGATGATGCGCTAGTGATTGATACTAGTGGCATAGGTATTAATGAAGTGCTTGAGCTAGTGCTTGAACACATCAATAAAAACTTAACGTAA
- the aroA gene encoding 3-phosphoshikimate 1-carboxyvinyltransferase — MKQLRLEPVEKVSGVVNIPGSKSISNRALLLATLAKGKTTLTNLLDSDDIRYMLASLKQLGVQYELSDNNTVCELEGLGNPITAKQAETLFLGNAGTAMRPLCAALTLGSGEFTLTGEPRMEERPIGDLVDSLRQLGANVTYLKNDGFPPLTINADGLNGGEVEIAGDLSSQFLTALLMVAPLTKDSVNINIKGELVSKPYIDITIALMAQFGVEVINHDYRRFEIKSGQQYVSPGKVLVEGDASSASYFLAAGAIQGGEVKVTGVGKLSIQGDVKFADVLEKMGADIEWGDDYIISRQAKLTAVDLDMNHIPDAAMTIATAALFAEGTTKITNIYNWRIKETDRLAAMATELRKVGATVEEGHDYISVTPPAELNTADIDTYNDHRMAMCFSMMAFAPCGITINDPDCTSKTFPTYFSEFARLAC, encoded by the coding sequence ATGAAACAGTTGCGTCTTGAACCCGTAGAAAAAGTTAGTGGTGTTGTTAACATTCCAGGCTCAAAAAGTATCTCTAACAGAGCCTTACTATTGGCTACTCTCGCTAAAGGTAAAACAACCTTAACGAATTTACTGGACTCTGATGATATTCGATACATGTTAGCCTCGCTTAAACAGCTAGGCGTTCAATATGAGTTATCAGATAATAATACCGTTTGCGAACTTGAAGGTTTAGGAAACCCTATCACTGCAAAGCAAGCTGAAACGCTATTTTTAGGTAATGCTGGTACAGCAATGAGACCGCTTTGCGCAGCGTTAACACTTGGTTCAGGGGAATTTACATTAACAGGTGAGCCGAGAATGGAAGAAAGACCAATTGGCGATTTGGTTGATTCTCTGCGTCAATTAGGCGCTAATGTGACTTATTTAAAAAATGATGGTTTTCCACCTTTAACCATTAATGCTGATGGATTAAATGGTGGAGAAGTTGAGATAGCTGGCGATTTGTCGAGCCAGTTCTTAACTGCATTACTCATGGTTGCCCCATTAACTAAAGACTCAGTCAATATTAATATTAAAGGTGAATTAGTTTCTAAACCGTATATTGATATCACTATAGCCTTAATGGCTCAATTTGGGGTTGAAGTCATAAACCACGACTACCGCAGATTTGAAATTAAATCCGGCCAGCAATATGTATCACCAGGTAAAGTGTTAGTTGAAGGTGACGCTTCATCGGCATCTTATTTTCTTGCTGCTGGTGCGATTCAAGGCGGTGAAGTCAAAGTAACAGGTGTTGGTAAATTAAGCATACAAGGTGATGTCAAATTTGCAGATGTCCTTGAGAAAATGGGCGCTGATATCGAGTGGGGTGATGATTATATTATTTCACGTCAAGCGAAACTAACTGCGGTTGATTTAGATATGAATCATATTCCTGATGCTGCAATGACAATTGCAACAGCGGCATTATTTGCAGAAGGTACAACCAAAATAACCAATATTTACAATTGGCGTATTAAAGAAACCGATCGTTTAGCAGCTATGGCTACAGAACTTAGAAAGGTTGGAGCAACAGTAGAAGAGGGTCATGATTATATTTCAGTCACGCCTCCTGCTGAATTGAATACTGCTGATATCGATACCTATAACGACCATCGTATGGCGATGTGTTTTTCAATGATGGCCTTTGCGCCTTGTGGAATTACGATTAACGATCCTGATTGTACTTCTAAAACCTTCCCGACTTATTTCAGTGAGTTCGCACGTTTAGCTTGCTAA
- a CDS encoding amino acid aminotransferase — MLKTLTAMPADPILGLLTQYRQDSHPQKIDLGVGVYKDPAGHTPILDCVKIAEQQRTDTETTKVYIGPTGSENFNQLMSELAFGQTHPALLANRVKTVSTPGGTGALRVAAEFIKSCKPNVVIWVSDPTWANHTGLFEAAGLTVNTYPYYDYDTKTLKFDEMKAALSQIGPDDFVLLHACCHNPSGMDLSTEQWDQVIAITAKQGFTPLIDMAYQGFGDGVDEDAYGVRQMAAAVEEMILCSSCSKNFGLYRERIGACTLVADNSQTANIAFSVLLYVVRCIYSMPPAHGAALVETILGTAELKKQWLSELTVMRDRINGNRQMLVDKLIENGVTQDFSFIAKQKGMFSFLGINPAQVEQLKQEHSIYMVDSSRMSIAGISESNVDYLAKSIAKIL, encoded by the coding sequence ATGCTCAAAACATTAACAGCCATGCCAGCAGATCCAATTCTTGGTTTGCTGACACAATATCGACAAGACTCTCACCCACAAAAAATCGACTTAGGTGTTGGCGTTTATAAAGATCCTGCTGGCCATACGCCCATTTTAGACTGCGTAAAAATAGCAGAGCAACAACGCACAGACACCGAAACAACCAAAGTCTATATCGGCCCTACAGGCTCTGAAAACTTTAATCAGTTAATGTCTGAACTTGCATTCGGACAAACCCACCCCGCTTTACTCGCTAATCGTGTAAAAACGGTTTCCACACCAGGTGGCACTGGCGCATTAAGAGTTGCAGCTGAGTTTATTAAAAGCTGTAAACCAAATGTTGTTATTTGGGTAAGCGACCCAACATGGGCAAATCATACTGGATTGTTTGAAGCTGCAGGCTTAACAGTTAACACGTATCCTTATTACGATTACGATACTAAAACCTTAAAATTTGATGAAATGAAGGCAGCACTTAGTCAAATTGGTCCGGATGATTTCGTTTTACTTCATGCCTGTTGCCATAACCCTAGTGGTATGGATTTATCCACCGAGCAGTGGGATCAAGTCATTGCAATTACTGCAAAACAAGGATTTACTCCATTAATTGATATGGCATATCAAGGCTTTGGGGATGGCGTTGATGAAGATGCTTATGGTGTACGCCAAATGGCTGCTGCAGTAGAGGAAATGATTTTATGTAGCTCTTGCTCTAAAAACTTTGGTCTTTACCGCGAAAGAATTGGGGCGTGTACGCTTGTTGCTGACAATAGCCAAACTGCAAACATCGCTTTTTCTGTGCTTTTGTATGTAGTTCGCTGTATTTACTCAATGCCGCCTGCCCATGGTGCAGCGCTAGTTGAAACCATTCTCGGGACTGCAGAGCTTAAAAAGCAATGGCTAAGTGAACTAACCGTAATGCGTGATCGCATAAACGGTAATCGTCAAATGTTAGTGGATAAGCTAATTGAAAATGGTGTAACACAGGACTTTAGCTTCATTGCCAAACAAAAAGGGATGTTTTCATTCTTGGGTATTAATCCTGCTCAAGTGGAGCAATTGAAACAAGAGCACAGTATCTATATGGTCGATTCAAGCAGAATGAGTATCGCTGGTATTAGCGAATCAAATGTAGATTATCTTGCTAAGTCTATTGCTAAAATTCTGTAA
- the serC gene encoding 3-phosphoserine/phosphohydroxythreonine transaminase, with protein MSDIFNFCAGPAMLPQAVMQKAQQELINWNGLGVSVMEISHRSKEFIALTQHAEKTLRELMNIPSNYHVLFMHGGGRGQFTSVVNNFLGDNGKALYLVNGQWSSAAVKEAVKIVGENNIDQINIVEKQDGLNQVVLPDLHKLDGDYRYVHYCANETVDGIEIFDDLDSPWPVVVDLSSTIMSRDIDVSKYAVIYAGAQKNIGPSGLSIVIVRDDMLKLPSLTQSSIMDYSVAQANDSMFNTPPTFAWYLAAEVFDWLSAQGGVKAMEALNKQKAALLYQCIDNNPFYTNGVAIHNRSRMNVTFQLVDSSLDGEFLKQAEQAGLVALKGHRIVGGMRASIYNAMPLEGVKALVTFMEAFARQYK; from the coding sequence GTGAGCGATATTTTCAATTTTTGTGCCGGACCTGCCATGTTACCTCAAGCTGTGATGCAAAAAGCTCAGCAAGAATTAATTAATTGGAATGGTCTTGGCGTGTCCGTGATGGAAATAAGCCACCGAAGTAAAGAATTTATTGCCCTGACTCAGCATGCTGAAAAAACATTACGTGAACTAATGAACATACCTTCTAACTATCATGTTCTGTTTATGCATGGCGGTGGAAGAGGGCAATTTACTAGTGTGGTTAACAATTTTCTTGGTGACAACGGTAAAGCGCTCTATCTAGTTAATGGACAATGGTCTTCGGCTGCGGTAAAAGAAGCCGTCAAGATAGTCGGTGAAAACAACATTGATCAAATCAACATTGTCGAAAAACAAGATGGCTTAAATCAAGTGGTCTTGCCTGACTTACATAAACTGGATGGTGATTATCGTTACGTTCATTATTGTGCCAATGAAACCGTAGATGGAATTGAAATATTTGATGACTTAGACAGTCCATGGCCTGTAGTTGTCGACTTATCATCAACCATAATGTCACGTGATATCGATGTCAGTAAATACGCGGTTATCTATGCTGGTGCACAAAAAAATATCGGTCCATCAGGTTTATCAATTGTGATTGTACGTGATGATATGTTGAAATTACCGAGTCTAACTCAATCATCAATAATGGATTACTCAGTCGCACAAGCGAATGACTCAATGTTTAATACCCCACCAACATTTGCATGGTACCTTGCTGCTGAAGTGTTTGATTGGTTATCTGCGCAAGGGGGCGTTAAAGCTATGGAGGCCCTTAATAAGCAAAAAGCAGCCTTACTTTATCAATGCATTGATAATAATCCATTTTATACTAATGGGGTTGCAATTCATAATCGCTCTCGAATGAATGTGACTTTTCAATTAGTGGATAGCTCGCTCGATGGTGAATTTTTAAAACAAGCTGAACAGGCAGGCTTAGTGGCATTAAAAGGTCATAGGATTGTTGGCGGCATGCGTGCCAGTATCTACAATGCAATGCCATTAGAAGGCGTAAAAGCCTTAGTGACATTTATGGAAGCTTTTGCACGTCAGTACAAATAA
- a CDS encoding serine hydrolase domain-containing protein: MYLKPFLLFGTVTIASICSQANAKQSDYITVADQFKQHFHQQLKQSKVPGGAFVIVEGNEVLSLSTFGKRKKGGKLNVNQDTVFRLASVSKTFAGTLASMLVNERKLSWQQPIVKYLPEFTLANKANAEEITLAHVIGQSTGLMPNSYDNLINANVKMDKIINKLSELTPMCSPGVCYGYQNVAFSFIETAIEQQSGMAYEDLLQQKIFSPLDMNTATVGYDAFMARENRAEPHVKTKSGFRKVTVKPNYYKLPSAAGVNASINDISKWLIANLGENPGVISNSVIKDVTTPGVRTTKELRRRDWRAHLDNAHYGKGWRVYEFEGRPLIYHAGWVAGYVAEISYSPELNIGMAMLLNGESRVIAKLSSTFWKNAFEQANKNKS; the protein is encoded by the coding sequence ATGTATTTAAAACCCTTTTTGCTGTTTGGCACTGTAACAATTGCCAGTATCTGCTCACAAGCCAATGCAAAACAATCTGACTACATAACCGTCGCAGATCAGTTTAAACAACACTTTCACCAGCAATTGAAGCAAAGCAAGGTACCTGGTGGGGCCTTCGTTATTGTTGAGGGAAATGAAGTTTTATCATTAAGTACCTTCGGAAAACGTAAAAAAGGTGGCAAACTCAATGTAAATCAAGACACTGTTTTTCGTTTGGCATCTGTATCAAAAACCTTCGCCGGTACCTTAGCGAGTATGTTAGTCAATGAGCGAAAGCTAAGCTGGCAACAACCTATTGTTAAGTACTTACCAGAATTCACCCTCGCCAATAAAGCTAACGCTGAAGAAATAACCTTAGCGCATGTAATTGGTCAAAGTACCGGTTTGATGCCTAATAGTTACGATAATTTAATTAATGCCAATGTTAAAATGGACAAAATTATCAACAAGCTCTCTGAGCTAACCCCAATGTGTAGCCCCGGAGTTTGTTATGGCTATCAGAACGTAGCATTTTCATTTATTGAAACGGCCATAGAGCAGCAATCTGGAATGGCTTATGAAGATTTATTGCAACAAAAGATTTTTTCGCCTCTAGATATGAATACTGCAACAGTCGGCTATGATGCTTTCATGGCAAGAGAGAACCGCGCTGAACCTCATGTAAAAACAAAATCGGGTTTTCGTAAAGTCACGGTAAAGCCTAATTACTATAAATTACCATCCGCTGCAGGAGTCAATGCCAGTATCAATGACATATCGAAATGGCTAATTGCCAATTTAGGTGAGAATCCTGGTGTCATTTCAAACAGTGTGATTAAAGATGTCACGACGCCAGGCGTTAGAACAACCAAAGAGTTACGCCGCCGTGACTGGCGAGCACACCTTGATAATGCACATTACGGTAAAGGCTGGCGAGTATATGAATTTGAAGGCCGTCCATTAATTTATCATGCTGGTTGGGTCGCAGGTTACGTTGCAGAAATATCCTACTCACCCGAGTTGAATATTGGTATGGCGATGTTGTTAAACGGTGAATCAAGAGTGATTGCTAAATTAAGCTCTACCTTTTGGAAAAATGCTTTCGAACAAGCGAATAAAAATAAATCTTAG
- the gyrA gene encoding DNA gyrase subunit A translates to MTDLATSISPINIEDELKNSYLDYAMSVIVGRALPDVRDGLKPVHRRVLFAMNELKNDYNKPYKKSARVVGDVIGKYHPHGDTAVYDTIVRLAQPFSMRYTLVDGQGNFGSVDGDSAAAMRYTEIRMEKLAHSLLADLEKETVDFVPNYDGTEFIPAVLPTRVPTLLINGSSGIAVGMATNIPPHNITEVINGCLALIAEPSLSIEQLMEHIPGPDFPTAATINGRKGIIDAYKTGRGRAVMRSKAEIEEDNGRERIIVTEIPYQVNKARLIEKIAELVKDKKIEGITGLRDESDKDGMRIVVEIKRGEVGEVVLNNLYAQTQMQCSFGINMVALTNGQPKLFNLKEMLECFILHRREVVTRRTVFELRKARDRAHILEALAIALANIDPIIALIKNSPTPAEAKVKLVEQGWDLGHVQGMLEKAGDDAARPEWLEPDFGIRDGKYYLTEQQAQAILELRLHRLTGLEHEKILNEYEELLEFIASLLFILRSPERLMEVIKEELEEMLEQYGDERRTVINQNEVDMSLEDLINEEDVVVTLSHMGYAKYQPLTDYQAQRRGGKGKAATKVKDEDFVEKLLVANTHDTILCFSDFGKMYWLKVYQLPLASRTARGRPIINLLPLADGERITAILPVREYADDKFIVMATAHGTVKKTALTAYSNPRANGIIAVNLKDDDQLIGVDITNGSDDIMLFSNEGKVVRFNEKVRDSETGEVKKDPETGEDLIAIRPMGRTATGVRGIKLEDGQKVVSMIIPKEEGAILTVTENGYGKRTDLSEYPAKSRGTKGVVSIKVSERNGAVVGAVQVTESEEIMLISNKGTLVRTPSNGVSLIGRNTQGVTIIRTADDEKVVGLQRLDEIEEDEQIEEGAEGETVESIETSAADDSATPESDA, encoded by the coding sequence ATGACTGATCTGGCAACATCAATTTCGCCAATTAACATCGAAGACGAACTAAAGAATTCTTATTTAGATTATGCGATGAGTGTAATCGTAGGTCGTGCATTACCCGACGTTCGTGACGGGTTAAAACCTGTTCACCGTCGTGTTCTATTCGCAATGAACGAATTAAAGAACGACTACAATAAGCCTTATAAAAAATCAGCTCGTGTTGTTGGTGACGTAATCGGTAAGTATCACCCACATGGTGATACAGCTGTATATGACACAATCGTTCGTTTGGCGCAGCCATTCTCAATGCGTTATACGCTTGTAGACGGCCAAGGTAACTTTGGTTCAGTGGATGGTGATTCTGCTGCGGCAATGCGTTATACCGAAATCCGTATGGAAAAATTGGCTCATTCACTTTTAGCCGATTTAGAAAAAGAAACAGTAGATTTTGTACCTAACTATGATGGTACAGAGTTTATTCCAGCAGTATTACCAACACGCGTACCAACCTTATTAATTAATGGTTCATCAGGTATTGCTGTGGGTATGGCGACCAATATCCCGCCTCATAATATCACTGAAGTGATTAATGGCTGTTTAGCATTGATTGCTGAACCAAGTCTTTCAATCGAACAGTTAATGGAACATATTCCAGGACCTGATTTCCCAACAGCTGCAACAATTAATGGCCGTAAAGGTATTATTGATGCTTACAAAACGGGTCGTGGCCGTGCCGTCATGCGCTCTAAAGCTGAGATTGAAGAAGATAACGGTCGTGAACGTATTATCGTTACCGAAATTCCTTATCAAGTTAACAAAGCACGTTTGATTGAAAAAATCGCTGAGCTTGTTAAGGATAAGAAAATTGAAGGTATTACTGGTTTACGTGATGAGTCTGACAAAGACGGTATGCGTATCGTTGTTGAGATTAAACGTGGTGAAGTAGGCGAAGTTGTTCTGAACAACTTATACGCTCAAACTCAGATGCAATGTTCTTTTGGTATCAACATGGTGGCACTGACTAACGGTCAGCCTAAATTGTTCAACCTTAAAGAAATGCTTGAGTGCTTTATTCTTCATCGCCGTGAAGTTGTTACTCGTCGTACTGTTTTTGAATTACGTAAAGCGCGTGACCGTGCACATATCCTTGAAGCACTTGCGATTGCATTAGCGAATATCGATCCGATTATTGCGCTGATTAAGAACTCACCAACGCCAGCTGAAGCAAAAGTGAAATTAGTTGAGCAAGGGTGGGATCTAGGCCACGTACAAGGCATGCTAGAAAAAGCTGGTGATGATGCAGCTCGTCCAGAATGGTTAGAACCAGATTTTGGTATCCGCGATGGCAAATACTATTTAACTGAGCAACAAGCGCAAGCCATTCTTGAACTACGTCTTCATCGCTTAACAGGCCTTGAGCACGAGAAAATTCTTAACGAATACGAAGAATTACTTGAGTTCATTGCAAGCTTGCTGTTCATTCTTCGTAGCCCTGAACGCTTAATGGAAGTGATCAAAGAAGAGCTCGAAGAAATGCTTGAGCAGTATGGTGATGAACGCCGCACTGTGATTAATCAAAATGAAGTTGATATGAGTCTTGAAGACTTGATCAATGAAGAAGATGTTGTTGTAACGCTATCTCATATGGGATATGCGAAGTATCAGCCTCTAACTGATTACCAAGCTCAACGTCGTGGTGGTAAGGGTAAAGCGGCAACGAAAGTGAAAGACGAAGATTTCGTTGAAAAACTGCTTGTTGCGAATACTCACGATACGATTTTATGTTTCTCTGACTTTGGCAAAATGTACTGGCTTAAAGTGTACCAGTTACCACTTGCAAGTCGAACAGCTCGTGGCCGTCCAATTATTAACTTATTACCTCTTGCTGATGGTGAGCGCATTACTGCTATCTTACCTGTACGCGAATACGCTGATGATAAGTTTATAGTTATGGCAACAGCGCACGGTACGGTTAAGAAAACGGCATTGACTGCATATAGTAATCCACGTGCAAACGGCATTATTGCAGTAAACCTTAAAGATGATGACCAATTAATTGGCGTTGATATTACTAACGGTAGTGACGACATTATGTTGTTCTCTAACGAAGGTAAAGTGGTTCGCTTCAACGAAAAAGTACGTGATTCAGAAACGGGTGAAGTGAAAAAAGACCCTGAAACTGGTGAAGACTTAATTGCTATCCGTCCAATGGGCCGAACGGCTACAGGTGTTCGCGGTATTAAACTTGAAGATGGTCAAAAAGTTGTTTCCATGATCATTCCGAAAGAAGAAGGCGCAATTCTTACTGTTACCGAAAACGGTTACGGTAAACGTACCGACTTATCAGAGTATCCAGCGAAAAGTCGTGGCACGAAAGGTGTTGTTTCTATCAAAGTCAGTGAACGTAATGGTGCCGTAGTTGGCGCAGTTCAAGTTACTGAATCAGAAGAAATCATGCTCATTAGTAACAAAGGTACGCTTGTACGTACTCCTTCAAATGGTGTTTCACTGATTGGTCGTAACACGCAAGGTGTCACCATTATTCGAACAGCTGACGATGAGAAAGTGGTTGGCTTGCAGCGTCTTGATGAAATTGAAGAAGATGAGCAAATCGAAGAAGGTGCAGAAGGCGAAACCGTTGAGAGCATTGAAACGAGTGCTGCTGACGATTCAGCTACACCAGAATCAGATGCTTAA